One window of Mycoplasmopsis gallopavonis genomic DNA carries:
- a CDS encoding RpiB/LacA/LacB family sugar-phosphate isomerase, with product MKKVIALASDHAGFKLKEELRDYVRSLGYDTVDLGPDTDAKSVSYAEKGKELANYIDSRKPDFGIGVCGTGLGISYALNRHKGIRAARVVSVEDAHLAKQHNNANVLVFGGRQVSFEQAKAMVDEYIKTEYEGGRHQARIDELDE from the coding sequence ATGAAAAAAGTTATTGCACTTGCTAGCGATCACGCTGGATTTAAACTTAAAGAAGAACTTCGTGATTATGTTCGTTCACTTGGTTATGATACAGTAGATTTAGGACCTGATACAGACGCTAAATCAGTAAGTTACGCAGAAAAAGGAAAAGAATTAGCAAATTATATCGATTCAAGAAAACCAGATTTTGGAATTGGTGTTTGCGGAACAGGTCTTGGAATTTCTTATGCTTTAAATCGTCACAAAGGGATTCGTGCAGCCAGAGTTGTTTCTGTTGAAGATGCACACCTAGCAAAACAACATAATAATGCAAATGTTCTTGTTTTTGGTGGAAGACAAGTGTCTTTCGAACAAGCTAAAGCTATGGTTGATGAATATATTAAAACCGAATATGAAGGTGGAAGACACCAAGCAAGAATCGATGAATTAGATGAATAA
- a CDS encoding phospholipase D-like domain-containing protein gives MSWIYLILIFPVIGHAIFLTFGLMFINKYEVKLLNSKFYKIENHLEVCNCQTPENSPIGKLSKISKLKILKSNIDFYEEGYRFYQNLLNEIEKAQKSIFIVSYIIKKSEISNEFISILKRKIDQGVEIKWLVDDFGAMFSQKKELKKLAKLGAKVKFIGKIYYPFINAASFSRNHQKFIIIDSQYVFSGGNNISDEYASLSVKYGHWIDLNYKITGPYVNAYNLHFIQFWDIIAREKLEVNKYLIDPKIYHGQSFRNDTLLVSDSPSLNHSEAEYYWLQMFGDAKESIIISTPYFSLTNSLEKQMILALKRGVKIIIYIPGLPDKKLVYQVTLSQLATLIDHGLEVRVFKDHFLHSKIGLIDHQIAWVGTNNLDSRSMFSQYETMDVFYGNDVNKVAKIFENYDKYCQIIKNSHELKENKTLITEFLANWTKPLI, from the coding sequence ATGAGTTGAATTTATTTAATTTTGATTTTTCCTGTAATTGGACATGCGATTTTCCTAACTTTTGGGTTAATGTTCATTAACAAGTATGAAGTTAAACTTTTAAATTCCAAATTTTATAAAATTGAGAACCATTTAGAAGTTTGCAATTGTCAAACACCCGAAAATTCACCGATAGGTAAACTTAGCAAAATTAGTAAATTAAAGATCCTAAAATCCAATATTGATTTTTATGAAGAAGGATATCGTTTTTATCAAAATTTATTAAATGAAATTGAAAAAGCACAAAAAAGTATTTTTATTGTTTCTTATATTATTAAGAAAAGCGAAATTTCTAACGAATTTATTTCAATTTTAAAACGCAAAATTGATCAAGGTGTGGAAATAAAGTGATTAGTTGATGATTTTGGTGCAATGTTTTCACAAAAAAAAGAACTTAAAAAACTTGCTAAATTGGGTGCAAAAGTTAAGTTTATCGGAAAAATTTATTATCCTTTTATTAATGCTGCTAGTTTTAGTCGTAATCACCAAAAATTTATTATCATTGACTCTCAATATGTTTTTTCTGGTGGAAATAACATTTCCGATGAATACGCTTCATTAAGTGTTAAGTATGGTCATTGAATTGATTTAAATTATAAAATTACTGGTCCATATGTTAATGCGTACAACTTACATTTTATTCAATTTTGAGATATTATTGCTCGTGAAAAACTTGAAGTGAATAAATATTTGATTGATCCTAAAATTTATCATGGTCAAAGTTTTAGAAATGATACTCTTTTGGTTTCTGATTCACCATCGCTTAACCACTCAGAAGCTGAATATTATTGATTACAAATGTTTGGTGATGCTAAAGAATCAATCATTATTTCAACCCCCTATTTTTCATTAACCAATTCGCTTGAAAAACAAATGATTTTAGCATTAAAGCGTGGGGTCAAAATTATAATCTATATTCCAGGACTTCCGGATAAAAAGTTAGTTTATCAAGTAACTTTATCACAATTAGCGACCTTGATTGATCATGGTTTAGAAGTAAGAGTATTTAAGGATCATTTTCTTCATTCAAAAATTGGTTTAATTGACCATCAAATCGCTTGAGTTGGAACAAATAACCTTGATAGTCGCAGTATGTTTAGTCAATATGAAACTATGGATGTTTTTTACGGAAACGACGTAAATAAAGTCGCAAAAATCTTCGAAAACTATGATAAGTATTGTCAAATAATTAAAAATTCTCATGAATTAAAAGAAAACAAAACTTTAATTACCGAATTTTTAGCAAACTGAACAAAACCATTAATTTAA
- a CDS encoding DDE-type integrase/transposase/recombinase, producing the protein MRLKQFTKEQKLKYIHIYQKEGFEIAIITFVEDFWERYQIIKQRKEGKHENPYRRAKALLKSWIKIYNFNMNNLESKSGKSKKPNSGRRKRVSINELCEEDRDLYQDIMEEILEERGVKQQEIFEKIRKRKEEKSKQFRNISKISLVLKLNRTSFYYSCSKKEKIDKKKYIDHELINWINLEAKNSNFVIGRDKLYQKYLLTHQKRISSYLFRLNYEFNQYKSRAYQKKKSKKNKEVKFSRIWASDLVQGNFKSNYFGEKLHADIKFIKTKEGMRFLHVITETFSNTVLNWTLSDIRDSASTIKLVQDTLDKHQIKPTIFHSDHGIEYANFAFSKFLKNVNTKQSMSPKGNSLANRPSEFIFALIQRELLDFYETDKMLDSEVNSIISKYFSWYNFERPQSNLNWKTPHGFLTHATLSV; encoded by the coding sequence ATGCGTTTAAAACAATTTACAAAAGAACAAAAATTAAAATATATCCACATTTACCAAAAAGAAGGTTTTGAAATAGCGATTATAACTTTTGTTGAAGATTTTTGAGAAAGATATCAAATCATAAAACAAAGAAAAGAGGGTAAGCATGAGAATCCTTATAGAAGAGCGAAAGCTTTATTAAAGAGTTGGATAAAAATATATAATTTCAACATGAATAATTTAGAAAGTAAATCAGGTAAAAGTAAAAAACCTAACTCAGGAAGAAGAAAAAGAGTTAGCATCAATGAATTGTGTGAGGAAGATAGAGATCTTTATCAGGATATTATGGAAGAAATTTTGGAAGAAAGAGGAGTAAAGCAACAAGAAATTTTTGAAAAAATTAGAAAAAGAAAAGAAGAAAAAAGTAAACAATTTAGAAATATTTCAAAAATTTCATTAGTTTTGAAATTAAATCGAACTTCTTTTTATTACTCTTGTTCTAAGAAAGAAAAAATTGACAAAAAGAAATATATTGATCATGAATTAATTAATTGAATTAATTTAGAAGCTAAAAATTCTAATTTTGTTATAGGAAGAGATAAACTTTATCAAAAATACTTATTAACGCACCAAAAAAGAATTTCTTCATATTTATTTAGACTAAATTATGAATTTAATCAATATAAATCAAGAGCATATCAAAAGAAAAAATCAAAGAAAAACAAAGAGGTAAAATTCTCTAGAATCTGAGCATCAGATTTAGTTCAAGGAAATTTTAAATCAAATTATTTTGGTGAAAAATTACATGCAGATATTAAATTTATTAAAACAAAAGAAGGAATGAGATTTCTTCATGTTATCACCGAAACTTTTAGTAACACTGTTTTAAATTGAACTTTATCGGATATAAGAGATTCTGCATCTACTATAAAGCTTGTTCAAGATACTCTTGATAAACATCAAATCAAACCTACTATTTTTCATTCAGATCACGGAATTGAATATGCAAATTTTGCCTTTTCTAAATTTTTAAAAAATGTAAATACTAAACAATCAATGTCTCCAAAAGGTAATTCATTAGCAAATAGACCTTCCGAATTTATTTTTGCATTAATTCAAAGAGAATTATTAGATTTTTATGAAACTGATAAAATGTTAGATAGCGAAGTGAATTCAATCATATCTAAATATTTTTCTTGATATAACTTCGAAAGACCTCAATCAAATTTAAATTGAAAAACGCCGCATGGTTTTTTAACACATGCGACGTTAAGTGTCTAA
- a CDS encoding glycosyltransferase — protein MKLSVISLIGDSAKDIDWFLKDLKDQTNQDFQVILSISKNTEAKKIFEVIKNHSLFFKNRLNVIYNSKLKSYEQNLINAFKLVKGKYVAVLNSDNNLKNDYIAKMIKNAEEANVDILEFKPRILGTTKFKPKARIEPNQIFNLVDNQEAIAYSFPFIFNKIFKKELVQKVVQMKNVPTNDSKICLLVNYLLLLEAKDYKYLDFRIYREYFGSDLWLNTKNFIATFDILNNFLITQKREVKEEINYAKYYFLKLILTGLLSETTYFYSTLKYFKNSEINITRSQKLIDKHLSFIQKLEDSNDFQNFKDQNIYMLKHSAEASMLSTPIKKLIKNKILNGLE, from the coding sequence ATGAAATTATCAGTTATTTCACTAATCGGTGATTCTGCTAAGGATATTGATTGATTTTTAAAAGATTTAAAGGATCAAACAAATCAAGATTTTCAAGTGATTTTGTCAATTAGCAAAAACACTGAGGCTAAGAAAATTTTTGAAGTAATCAAAAATCATTCACTCTTCTTTAAAAATCGTTTAAATGTAATTTACAATAGCAAATTAAAATCATATGAGCAAAACTTAATTAATGCCTTTAAATTAGTTAAAGGCAAATATGTTGCTGTTTTAAATTCTGATAACAATTTAAAAAACGATTATATAGCTAAAATGATTAAGAATGCAGAAGAAGCTAATGTTGATATTTTAGAATTTAAGCCAAGGATTTTAGGGACAACAAAATTTAAACCCAAAGCAAGAATTGAACCAAATCAAATTTTTAATTTAGTCGATAATCAAGAAGCAATCGCATATTCTTTCCCATTTATTTTTAACAAAATTTTCAAAAAAGAATTAGTTCAAAAAGTAGTTCAAATGAAAAATGTTCCAACTAACGATTCTAAAATTTGTTTATTAGTTAATTATTTACTTTTACTTGAAGCTAAAGATTATAAATATCTTGATTTTAGAATCTACCGTGAATATTTTGGTTCTGACCTTTGATTAAATACCAAGAATTTTATTGCTACTTTTGATATTCTAAACAACTTTTTAATAACTCAAAAACGAGAAGTGAAAGAAGAAATTAATTATGCTAAATATTACTTTTTGAAATTAATTTTAACAGGACTTTTAAGCGAAACAACTTACTTTTATAGCACACTTAAATATTTTAAAAATTCAGAAATCAATATTACACGTAGTCAAAAGTTGATTGATAAACATCTTAGTTTTATTCAAAAACTTGAAGATTCTAACGATTTTCAAAATTTTAAAGACCAAAATATTTATATGCTCAAACATTCAGCTGAAGCTTCAATGCTTAGCACACCTATTAAAAAACTAATTAAAAATAAAATTTTAAATGGTTTGGAGTAA
- a CDS encoding RDD family protein: MLYQNAKPWKRFGSNFIDLLLSIGGALVLFLVFKREKMLKNEWLFLLPFLLTLIWINFYSLAVPSITNGQTIGNWIFKIKMINQTTKKFSFKGLLLRNIFMSLALSAIIIIFISGIWYNDFENSQFQLITKTTDSKISSTLKFKYNIINPLVKNLTIALINLWLLTNSLGFLFIIVNVKRLSLIDLISGTRIVEKKPIEVELPNLPKLLPYYRPYRPFFVELEIEAEELT, encoded by the coding sequence TTGCTTTATCAAAATGCAAAACCTTGAAAAAGGTTTGGTTCAAATTTCATTGATTTATTATTGTCAATAGGTGGTGCATTAGTTCTTTTTCTTGTTTTTAAACGTGAAAAAATGCTTAAAAATGAATGATTATTTTTATTACCTTTTTTACTCACCTTAATTTGAATAAATTTTTACTCACTTGCTGTTCCATCAATTACAAACGGACAAACAATTGGTAATTGAATTTTTAAAATTAAAATGATTAATCAAACAACTAAAAAATTTAGTTTTAAAGGATTGTTACTTCGAAATATTTTTATGAGCTTAGCACTTTCGGCTATTATCATTATTTTCATAAGTGGAATTTGATATAACGATTTTGAAAATTCGCAATTTCAATTAATTACTAAAACTACCGATTCTAAAATAAGTTCTACTTTAAAATTTAAATACAACATAATTAATCCATTAGTAAAAAATTTAACAATTGCACTTATTAATCTTTGACTTTTAACTAATTCACTTGGATTTTTATTTATTATCGTGAATGTTAAAAGACTAAGCCTCATTGACCTTATTTCAGGAACTCGGATTGTTGAAAAAAAACCAATTGAAGTTGAGCTTCCAAACCTTCCCAAACTTTTACCTTATTATAGACCATATCGTCCTTTCTTCGTTGAATTAGAAATTGAAGCAGAAGAATTAACTTAG
- a CDS encoding ATP-dependent helicase translates to MLKKINLLADLNDKQKEAVEYFASPLRIIAGAGSGKTKVLTRKVAYLINDLGISPSQILGVTFTNKASNEMVERISQYVQPDIKINVYTFHSFCAKVLRKHINALGFRQNFLIIDEVDQRQILSEIYQNLEISVHEISYKNMIQYISWAKSFDLTQEEVATKLKDEASELIAKIYQEYLNQLAAKGSIDFDDLIIYTHLLFKQRPDIADEYRNQFSYILIDEFQDTSVKQYEIIKALVKEDTHLTIVGDPDQTIYNWRGADVNLILNFDKDFPNTKTIVLDTNYRSTQNILHAANLLIKHNQNRFHKDLITNNEPGEQIEFYHGFNVEAEARWVVQKINELKKQKNQLKNIAILYRSNYYSRPFEEALINEGINHKIFNGTKFFQRTEIKDAIAFLRVLENGQTVALERIINIPTRGIGTATLQKLTNYAKSKQKTLFNCLKENLKTLPISPKLIKESIYPFIKTIIQYRALLKQRRQKISVVLDNFLQEIGYYQHIEGNKNLRGSAVDNVKELINSITTWEAKNPTKSVEDYLNMVSLMSVSDEYDNIPNYVSLMTIHSAKGLEYDNIFLVGLSEGVFPSARALNQKDLIKNDEINPEEVANNLEEERRLAYVAVTRARKKLFISDARGTIIGTDISKKPSRFIDEMGIEKEKVILLESHDETPFNVDGNEEDIKTINKNIIVGDIISHVVFGEGEVIDVNTNEISVEFVKDKKVKTLNKYHPSIKVISK, encoded by the coding sequence ATGTTAAAGAAAATAAATTTACTTGCAGATTTAAATGATAAACAAAAAGAAGCAGTTGAATATTTTGCATCACCACTTCGGATTATCGCAGGAGCAGGAAGTGGTAAAACAAAAGTCTTAACTCGTAAAGTTGCATATTTGATTAATGACTTAGGAATTTCTCCAAGTCAAATTTTAGGTGTAACTTTCACAAATAAAGCATCTAACGAAATGGTTGAAAGAATTTCTCAGTATGTGCAACCTGATATCAAAATTAATGTCTATACTTTTCACTCATTTTGTGCTAAGGTACTTCGTAAACATATTAATGCATTAGGTTTTCGTCAAAATTTCTTAATTATTGATGAAGTTGATCAAAGACAAATTTTAAGTGAAATTTATCAAAATTTAGAAATTTCTGTCCATGAAATTAGTTACAAGAATATGATTCAATACATTTCGTGAGCAAAAAGTTTTGATTTAACCCAAGAAGAAGTTGCAACAAAATTAAAAGATGAAGCTTCTGAATTAATTGCGAAAATTTATCAAGAATATTTAAATCAATTAGCAGCTAAAGGTTCAATTGATTTTGATGACTTAATTATCTATACTCATTTACTATTCAAACAACGCCCTGATATTGCGGATGAATATCGAAATCAATTTTCATACATTTTAATTGATGAGTTTCAAGATACATCAGTTAAACAATATGAAATTATAAAAGCTCTTGTTAAGGAGGATACTCATCTTACTATTGTTGGTGATCCAGATCAAACAATTTACAACTGAAGAGGAGCTGATGTTAATTTAATCTTGAATTTTGACAAAGATTTTCCAAACACAAAAACAATTGTTTTAGACACAAATTATCGTTCAACTCAAAATATTCTTCATGCAGCTAACTTACTAATTAAACATAATCAAAATCGTTTTCACAAAGATTTAATAACAAACAATGAACCAGGAGAACAAATTGAATTTTATCATGGTTTTAATGTTGAAGCTGAAGCTCGCTGAGTTGTTCAAAAAATTAATGAACTTAAAAAACAAAAAAATCAATTAAAAAATATTGCTATCTTATATCGTTCTAATTACTACTCACGTCCTTTTGAAGAAGCTTTAATCAATGAGGGAATTAACCACAAAATTTTCAATGGTACCAAATTCTTCCAAAGAACTGAAATTAAGGATGCAATCGCCTTTTTAAGGGTCTTAGAAAATGGTCAAACAGTTGCTCTTGAAAGAATTATTAACATTCCAACTCGTGGAATCGGAACTGCAACTTTACAAAAATTAACAAATTATGCAAAATCAAAACAAAAAACTTTATTTAACTGTTTAAAGGAAAATTTAAAAACCTTACCTATTTCTCCTAAATTAATCAAAGAAAGTATTTATCCGTTTATTAAAACAATTATTCAATATCGTGCCTTACTCAAACAAAGAAGACAAAAAATTAGCGTTGTTTTAGATAATTTCTTACAAGAAATTGGATACTATCAACACATTGAAGGAAACAAAAATCTTCGTGGTAGTGCAGTTGATAATGTAAAGGAATTAATTAATTCAATTACAACATGAGAAGCTAAAAATCCAACAAAAAGTGTTGAAGATTATTTAAATATGGTTTCACTAATGAGTGTATCAGATGAATACGATAATATCCCTAATTATGTTTCTCTTATGACAATTCACTCTGCTAAAGGTCTTGAATATGATAATATCTTTTTAGTTGGTTTAAGCGAAGGTGTCTTTCCAAGTGCACGAGCACTAAATCAAAAAGATTTAATTAAAAACGACGAAATTAATCCTGAAGAAGTTGCTAACAACCTCGAAGAAGAACGTCGTCTTGCTTATGTTGCTGTTACTCGTGCTCGAAAAAAACTCTTTATTTCTGACGCAAGAGGAACAATCATCGGAACAGATATTTCAAAGAAACCATCTCGTTTTATTGATGAAATGGGAATTGAAAAAGAAAAAGTTATTCTTCTTGAATCACACGATGAAACTCCATTTAATGTTGATGGTAATGAAGAAGATATTAAAACAATTAATAAAAACATTATTGTTGGAGATATTATTAGTCACGTAGTTTTTGGTGAAGGTGAAGTAATTGATGTTAATACTAATGAAATTTCTGTTGAATTTGTTAAAGATAAAAAAGTTAAAACACTCAATAAATATCACCCTTCAATTAAGGTAATTTCTAAATAA
- a CDS encoding MHO_4530 family protein — MIVIIFSLLILFFILICVGFVIVSFYFNFRSSSGIILFKIDNNNKRVLRLNPKYRFLSTLFDAKKSKFDEFSYIPLDDFLEFIDSDDREILSEYFNSYQTKHLEIKFKVNKNYDKEFNLIEKIIMHFDKTILSDIPYRLTINPIQNNEYICSIKWAKHNDFKSPKAISNVANKGKFKLYEQNTILAFALKPYFYNNKIENSDLIDLLDIYQLNHSKTKIWIEDGILYFVTKKINLKHFKELENKILDFNKTNLSSKLFIAATILDHDLLKQANEKELLLYKIKYSLYNILNCKQANLIEDFVSLDNNIYNEPSYLLFVQNLVSYLQANISNHNLENQYFHLKRYETNRNSKLVIVRSKAIDITNYWNHFFQKIPYLNFKFELNQLNYIKQELDGKHKIAIENTLIKISQEVYLKENFETTSKAPVLLIYAYNNDFDFQKLKSRISKNLHKNIPTALYINQLSRPLYNILNNTELKAIVIGQEISKKLYDTEIFYDCINIVRLAHNNGIRIIYENPPRNLDQLIVQKAEVFIAYYLDENTEMEI, encoded by the coding sequence ATGATTGTTATTATTTTTTCACTATTAATTCTCTTTTTTATTTTAATTTGTGTTGGTTTTGTCATTGTTTCCTTTTATTTTAACTTTCGTTCTTCATCAGGAATTATTCTCTTTAAAATTGACAATAACAATAAACGAGTATTAAGACTTAACCCTAAATATCGTTTTTTATCAACTTTATTTGATGCTAAAAAATCTAAATTTGATGAATTTAGTTACATTCCACTTGATGATTTTTTAGAATTTATTGATTCAGATGATCGGGAAATTTTAAGTGAATATTTCAATAGTTATCAAACCAAGCATCTTGAAATCAAATTTAAAGTTAATAAAAATTATGATAAAGAATTTAATTTAATTGAAAAAATCATTATGCATTTTGATAAAACAATTTTAAGCGATATTCCATATCGTTTAACAATTAATCCAATTCAAAATAATGAATACATTTGTTCCATTAAATGAGCTAAACATAATGATTTTAAATCACCAAAAGCTATTAGTAATGTTGCTAATAAAGGTAAATTTAAGCTTTATGAACAAAATACAATTTTAGCTTTTGCTTTAAAACCATATTTTTACAATAACAAAATTGAAAACTCTGATCTAATTGATCTTTTAGATATTTATCAACTGAACCATAGTAAAACGAAAATATGAATTGAAGATGGTATTTTATATTTTGTAACTAAAAAAATTAATTTAAAACATTTTAAAGAACTTGAAAATAAAATTTTAGACTTTAATAAAACTAATTTAAGTTCAAAATTATTCATTGCCGCAACTATTCTTGATCACGATCTACTTAAACAAGCAAATGAAAAAGAACTTTTGTTATATAAGATTAAATACTCTCTTTACAATATTTTAAATTGCAAACAAGCAAACTTAATTGAAGATTTTGTTAGTTTAGACAATAATATTTATAACGAGCCAAGCTATTTATTATTTGTTCAAAATTTAGTAAGTTATCTTCAAGCTAATATCAGCAATCACAACTTAGAAAATCAGTATTTTCATCTTAAAAGATACGAAACTAATCGTAATTCTAAATTGGTTATAGTTCGCTCTAAAGCAATAGATATCACTAATTATTGAAATCATTTCTTTCAAAAGATTCCTTATCTCAATTTTAAATTTGAACTAAATCAATTAAATTACATCAAACAAGAACTTGATGGTAAACATAAAATTGCAATTGAAAATACACTAATTAAAATTTCACAAGAAGTCTATTTAAAAGAGAATTTCGAAACTACCAGCAAAGCTCCTGTTTTATTAATTTATGCATATAATAATGATTTTGATTTTCAAAAACTCAAAAGTAGAATTAGTAAAAACTTACACAAAAATATTCCGACCGCTCTTTATATTAATCAACTTTCTAGACCGCTTTACAACATTTTGAATAACACAGAATTAAAAGCTATTGTAATTGGTCAAGAAATTAGTAAAAAGCTTTATGATACAGAAATTTTCTATGATTGCATCAACATTGTTCGTCTTGCTCATAACAATGGAATTAGAATTATTTATGAAAATCCGCCACGTAATTTAGATCAATTAATAGTGCAAAAAGCAGAAGTTTTTATCGCTTATTATTTAGACGAAAATACTGAAATGGAAATATAA
- a CDS encoding aldehyde dehydrogenase family protein: protein MKKIQDYQTKITLLKQIKQMIYANLEQILIALEQDLQKPHYEIILTEVIPVIKELNFFLKKLNKNSFYKTKSWSPFSSYGYLYHPRGQVLICNTWNYPLQLLFVPLIGSIAAGNITTIKFHPYLKNFNSLMTKLIKELDPKSQLIQVDQTTSFVETFNQKTYDFVFFTGSYQTSLEIQKHLNPSQTEVCFELGGKSPFVITQSANLKKAAKMFCYAKLLNAGQTCIAPDYIFIDRKIAPLFEKELRKRISKLTNKVDIVKLFDKLLPSVRKNELQKHLTSQIKEFDYSNLILKDNDLNNKFYHQELFAPFALMYQFDHLSEFEKLYNQNPFPLSFYIFTRKQKDVDFFITSFPAGNYMINNTMSIFEDNKLSFGGIKTSGIGRYRGFASLELFSHKSSLIHKKGIDLLFKLKNYPYTSFKQKLLKLYLRFLK from the coding sequence ATGAAAAAGATTCAAGATTATCAAACCAAAATTACTTTATTAAAGCAAATAAAACAAATGATTTATGCTAATTTAGAGCAAATTCTAATTGCCCTAGAACAAGATTTGCAAAAACCACACTACGAAATTATCTTAACCGAAGTTATACCTGTTATCAAGGAGCTTAATTTCTTTTTAAAGAAATTAAATAAAAATTCTTTTTATAAAACAAAATCTTGATCTCCTTTTTCTTCGTATGGTTATCTTTATCATCCTCGTGGTCAAGTTTTAATTTGCAATACTTGAAATTATCCGTTACAATTACTTTTTGTACCATTAATTGGCTCAATAGCTGCGGGTAATATTACGACAATTAAATTTCATCCATATTTAAAAAACTTTAATTCTTTAATGACAAAACTAATTAAAGAGTTAGACCCTAAAAGTCAGTTAATTCAAGTGGATCAAACAACTAGTTTTGTAGAAACATTTAACCAAAAAACTTATGACTTTGTCTTTTTTACAGGGAGCTATCAAACTAGTTTAGAGATTCAAAAACATCTTAATCCTAGTCAAACCGAAGTTTGTTTTGAATTAGGTGGCAAATCTCCATTTGTAATTACTCAAAGTGCGAATCTCAAAAAAGCTGCAAAAATGTTTTGTTATGCTAAGTTACTAAACGCAGGTCAAACTTGCATTGCTCCCGATTATATTTTCATTGATCGCAAAATTGCTCCTTTATTTGAAAAAGAACTTAGAAAAAGAATTTCGAAATTAACTAATAAAGTAGATATTGTCAAATTGTTTGATAAACTATTACCATCTGTAAGAAAAAATGAGCTTCAAAAACATTTAACTAGCCAAATAAAAGAATTTGATTATTCAAATTTGATTTTAAAAGATAATGATTTAAACAATAAGTTTTACCATCAAGAACTATTTGCACCATTTGCTTTAATGTATCAATTTGATCACCTTAGTGAATTTGAAAAGTTATATAATCAAAACCCCTTTCCACTTAGTTTTTATATTTTTACAAGAAAACAAAAAGATGTTGATTTTTTCATCACTTCTTTTCCAGCTGGCAATTACATGATTAATAATACAATGTCAATTTTTGAAGATAATAAACTTTCATTTGGTGGAATCAAAACAAGCGGAATAGGTCGTTATCGTGGTTTTGCTTCTTTAGAGCTTTTTTCACACAAAAGTTCCTTAATTCATAAAAAAGGAATTGATCTACTTTTTAAACTTAAAAATTATCCTTATACCTCTTTCAAACAAAAGCTTTTAAAATTGTATTTAAGATTTTTAAAATAA